The Salegentibacter mishustinae genome includes a window with the following:
- a CDS encoding DUF389 domain-containing protein codes for MDNNQKPESNKSLPPHEKSEDLGANAKGIWQNIKALIRELLEIRHDTDRESTIEAVKKDISFKGHNAWILIFSIFVASIGLNVSSTAVVIGAMLISPLMGPIVGVGMSVAINDVLTLRKSFINLGLMVGLSVLTAYIYFLVSPVKEETPELIARTYPTILDVLVAIFGGLALIVAKTKKGTIASVILGVAIATALMPPLCTVGYGLAIGNWSYAGGALYLFSINAVFIALSTFVVTKVLGFPLVKYVNSKRRRRTAQIASTIAVIVMIPSVILFVFLLQEQLFESKAKDFIANVMRYDGTETIKSSYDYKEKSIEVYLIGKRVPKTIITTWQKQLEDIEALKETELVIHQGEDPSGAIDELSMQVRSGILEDLYMKNQELIENKDEKIALLENEISKYRNSSFSFSDVSQEAKINYDGIEELGYSNLITTNFAKTDTIPTFTVGWKDDLKTSQISEQKQRFERWLKVRLKLDTLQVKSVN; via the coding sequence ATGGATAATAATCAAAAGCCTGAAAGTAATAAATCTCTGCCTCCGCACGAGAAATCTGAAGATTTGGGGGCAAATGCAAAAGGGATCTGGCAGAACATAAAAGCGCTTATAAGAGAGTTACTGGAAATTCGGCATGATACCGATAGAGAATCCACCATAGAGGCTGTAAAAAAGGATATCTCGTTTAAAGGTCATAATGCCTGGATTCTTATATTTTCCATTTTTGTGGCCTCTATTGGTCTAAATGTAAGTAGTACAGCAGTTGTTATTGGTGCGATGCTTATCTCACCTCTAATGGGGCCAATAGTTGGTGTGGGAATGTCTGTTGCGATAAATGACGTACTTACTTTAAGAAAGTCTTTTATCAATCTTGGTTTAATGGTGGGTTTAAGTGTACTTACCGCTTATATTTATTTTCTCGTTTCGCCGGTGAAAGAAGAAACACCCGAACTTATAGCCCGAACTTATCCAACAATTTTAGATGTTTTGGTTGCTATTTTTGGTGGATTGGCACTAATCGTAGCTAAAACAAAAAAGGGGACCATAGCCAGTGTGATTCTTGGTGTTGCGATTGCAACTGCACTTATGCCACCTTTATGTACTGTAGGCTACGGTTTGGCAATTGGAAACTGGTCTTATGCTGGTGGCGCTTTGTATCTTTTTTCAATTAACGCGGTATTTATCGCCCTTTCAACTTTTGTGGTAACTAAAGTTCTTGGTTTTCCTCTGGTGAAATATGTAAATAGTAAAAGACGAAGAAGAACCGCCCAAATAGCATCTACCATCGCCGTAATTGTCATGATTCCCAGTGTGATTTTGTTTGTATTCCTGCTTCAGGAGCAACTATTTGAATCTAAAGCTAAAGACTTTATAGCTAACGTAATGAGGTATGATGGTACGGAAACCATAAAATCTTCCTACGATTATAAAGAGAAAAGCATTGAAGTATATTTAATTGGAAAGCGCGTACCTAAGACTATTATTACCACCTGGCAGAAACAATTAGAGGATATTGAGGCTTTAAAGGAAACTGAATTAGTGATACACCAGGGAGAAGATCCCAGTGGAGCAATAGATGAACTTTCTATGCAGGTTAGAAGTGGAATTCTGGAAGATCTTTATATGAAAAACCAGGAGCTTATTGAAAATAAAGACGAAAAAATAGCGCTATTGGAAAATGAAATTTCGAAATACCGGAACAGTAGTTTTTCTTTTAGCGACGTAAGCCAGGAGGCGAAAATAAATTATGATGGGATAGAAGAGTTAGGTTACTCTAACTTAATTACTACAAATTTCGCGAAAACAGATACTATCCCAACATTTACCGTAGGTTGGAAAGATGACTTAAAAACCAGCCAGATCTCGGAACAAAAACAACGTTTTGAAAGATGGTTAAAAGTTAGGTTGAAACTGGATACGCTTCAGGTGAAATCTGTTAATTAA
- a CDS encoding glycosyltransferase family 2 protein, translating into MKIYIIIPAYNEAEFIGETLQSLISQSQPAHKIVVVDDGSTDKTPEIVSEFSKKYPEISLIKNTSEGKHLPGSKVVNAFNIGFKTLDDNFDIVCKFDADLIFPKDYLEKISLLFDQNPRTGMVGGFCEIEKNGEWILENLTGKDHIRGALKVYRKDCFKDIGGLKPAMGWDTADELLAQYHGWEIKTDENLRVKHLKPTGKNYTKTSKYKQGEAFYSLRYGLVITFIASAKLAFKKKDFSFFIDCITGFLYAKNEKRPYLVSKDEGRFIKNLRWKKMQEKLF; encoded by the coding sequence TTGAAGATTTATATTATTATCCCGGCATATAATGAAGCTGAATTTATTGGTGAGACGCTTCAGTCTTTAATCAGCCAAAGTCAACCGGCTCATAAAATTGTAGTCGTAGATGATGGTTCTACTGATAAAACTCCGGAAATAGTCTCAGAATTTTCTAAAAAATATCCTGAAATATCACTGATAAAAAATACTTCAGAAGGCAAACATTTGCCCGGTAGCAAAGTTGTAAACGCTTTTAATATAGGTTTTAAAACACTTGACGACAATTTTGATATTGTTTGTAAGTTTGATGCCGATCTAATCTTTCCAAAGGATTATTTAGAAAAAATTAGCCTTCTTTTTGATCAAAATCCCAGAACCGGGATGGTAGGCGGATTCTGTGAAATTGAGAAAAATGGAGAATGGATCCTGGAAAATCTAACAGGAAAGGATCATATTCGCGGTGCGTTAAAAGTTTATCGAAAAGACTGCTTTAAGGATATTGGTGGTCTTAAACCGGCTATGGGATGGGACACCGCAGATGAACTACTTGCTCAGTATCACGGTTGGGAAATAAAAACCGATGAAAACCTAAGGGTAAAACACCTTAAACCTACCGGAAAAAACTACACCAAAACTTCAAAATATAAGCAGGGCGAAGCTTTTTACAGCTTGAGATATGGCCTTGTGATCACTTTTATAGCTTCAGCTAAACTTGCATTTAAAAAGAAAGACTTTAGCTTTTTTATAGATTGTATCACGGGATTCTTATATGCTAAAAATGAAAAACGACCTTATCTTGTTAGTAAAGATGAAGGCCGTTTTATTAAAAATCTTCGCTGGAAAAAAATGCAGGAGAAATTATTCTGA
- a CDS encoding mannose-1-phosphate guanylyltransferase: MKNTNHYAILMAGGIGSRFWPVSTTQYPKQFQDILGVGSTLIQTTFHRLAKLMPLENIIILTHKDYKESVKEQLPQVEDDQIVLEPEMRNTAPSILLGALKIKKKNKDALILVAPSDHWIQGDTAFQENIEEAFQIVASEDKLITLGIEPTFPNTGYGYIQYKKDDAEGAKPVLKFTEKPSFKKAETFIEEGNYVWNAGIFIWSAAFIVESFQKYHPETFRLFEKGSEFYNTEKELEFLEENYHKAQNVSIDYAIMEKSDSVYVIPAKFKWNDLGTWKSLEDELPQDENQNTMVNGRLLPLNSTGNIIKTQNNKVVVLDGLNDFVVVEDDRVLLITPKKKIQEIKALREKAIEKFGEDLG; encoded by the coding sequence ATGAAAAACACAAATCACTACGCAATCTTAATGGCTGGTGGAATTGGTTCACGGTTCTGGCCAGTAAGTACTACTCAATATCCTAAGCAATTTCAGGATATTTTGGGCGTGGGATCTACACTTATACAAACTACTTTTCATCGTTTGGCGAAGCTAATGCCTTTAGAAAATATCATAATTCTTACCCATAAAGATTATAAGGAATCTGTAAAAGAGCAATTGCCGCAGGTTGAGGATGATCAAATTGTACTGGAGCCCGAGATGCGGAATACCGCTCCCAGTATTTTATTGGGGGCCTTGAAGATTAAAAAGAAGAATAAAGACGCCTTAATTTTAGTGGCGCCCAGCGACCACTGGATTCAGGGAGATACTGCATTTCAGGAAAATATTGAAGAAGCTTTTCAAATTGTAGCTTCAGAAGATAAATTAATTACCCTGGGAATCGAGCCTACTTTTCCCAATACTGGTTATGGATATATTCAATATAAAAAAGATGATGCTGAAGGTGCTAAACCGGTATTAAAGTTCACCGAAAAGCCTTCTTTTAAAAAGGCAGAAACTTTTATTGAAGAAGGCAATTACGTTTGGAACGCGGGCATATTTATATGGAGTGCTGCTTTTATTGTAGAGAGTTTTCAAAAATATCATCCCGAAACTTTCAGGCTTTTTGAGAAAGGGAGCGAGTTTTATAATACCGAAAAAGAACTGGAGTTTTTAGAGGAAAATTATCATAAAGCCCAAAATGTTTCTATAGATTACGCTATTATGGAAAAGTCTGATAGTGTATATGTGATTCCGGCGAAATTTAAATGGAACGATCTGGGTACCTGGAAGTCGTTGGAAGATGAATTACCGCAAGACGAAAACCAAAATACCATGGTAAACGGAAGATTGCTACCTTTAAATTCTACCGGAAATATCATTAAAACTCAAAACAATAAAGTAGTTGTTCTGGATGGCTTGAATGATTTTGTGGTAGTAGAAGATGATAGAGTATTGTTAATTACTCCGAAAAAGAAAATACAGGAAATCAAGGCGCTTCGCGAAAAAGCTATTGAGAAATTTGGAGAAGATCTAGGTTAA
- a CDS encoding SDR family NAD(P)-dependent oxidoreductase, with protein MKHIVITGTSRGMGYEMVKLFAEKGYKVLALSRNDKPVSELNLENVTAISCDISKAEDLEKVSAFVETKWKQVDVLINNAGALINKDFEKISAEEFQQIYSTNVFGVIGLTQKMLPFMKKDAHVVNISTMGGVQGSVKFPGLSAYSSSKAAVITLTELLAEEYKEKGPSFNVLALGAVQTEMLEEAFPGLEVPLSAKDMAEYIANFSLTGHKFYNGKLLQVSNSTP; from the coding sequence ATGAAACATATTGTCATAACAGGAACCAGCCGTGGGATGGGGTACGAAATGGTGAAGCTCTTTGCTGAAAAAGGGTACAAAGTACTGGCGCTTTCCCGAAATGATAAACCGGTTTCTGAGTTAAATTTAGAAAATGTAACTGCTATATCTTGCGATATTTCCAAAGCTGAAGATCTCGAAAAAGTTTCAGCGTTTGTAGAGACCAAATGGAAACAGGTAGATGTTTTAATAAACAACGCCGGTGCACTTATTAATAAAGATTTTGAAAAAATTTCAGCTGAAGAATTTCAGCAGATATATAGTACCAATGTTTTTGGAGTAATTGGTTTAACTCAAAAAATGTTGCCCTTTATGAAAAAAGATGCGCACGTGGTGAATATTAGTACCATGGGCGGTGTACAGGGTAGTGTGAAATTTCCTGGACTTTCAGCTTATAGTTCCAGTAAAGCGGCAGTAATTACATTAACCGAGCTTTTAGCCGAAGAATACAAAGAAAAGGGACCTTCATTTAATGTACTTGCTCTTGGTGCTGTACAAACCGAAATGCTGGAAGAAGCATTTCCTGGCTTGGAAGTTCCGCTTTCAGCAAAAGATATGGCCGAGTATATTGCCAATTTTAGCCTTACAGGACATAAATTTTATAATGGTAAATTGCTCCAGGTTTCTAACAGTACGCCGTAG
- the pafA gene encoding alkaline phosphatase PafA, which produces MKRLAFLLFTGLLTFQAFSQEKSQEQPKLVVGIVVDQMRYDYLTRFWDRFGEDGFKKLVNEGYNFKNNHFNYVPTYTGPGHASVYTGTSPMNHGIIGNGWYDKFIHESVYCAGDDSVEPVGTEDDAGKMSPHRMKTTTVSDENRLHTQMRGKTIGVSIKDRGSILPAGHTANAAYWFHGDDEGKWITSSYYMEELPQWVKDFNDSDKVEAYLKPWNTLYDIETYKESGSDKNNFEGGFRGKEDATFPYDLAELSKENGGFDIIENSAYGNDITLEFALAAIEAEELGQDVDTDFLTLSFSSTDKIGHNFGVNSKEIQDTYLRLDKNIAQLLEELNEQVGEGNYTIFLSADHGGGDVPAYLDSVNIPAGYFESDEFREELEQFVSEEFDEDELIESVYNNQIFFNYEVMEEAEISSSELQSKMAHYILQLDQIDKVYTRDQLSSGSFVSGAAVAIQNGFNQKRSGDVVYVLDPATIVYSRTGSTHGSGLMYDTHAPLIFYGNGVKKGSTTQRTEIVDIAPTLSALLGISFPSGTTGKPLYMMLDAEETEVSE; this is translated from the coding sequence ATGAAGCGATTAGCATTTTTACTATTTACAGGATTATTAACCTTTCAGGCTTTTTCTCAGGAAAAGTCCCAGGAGCAACCCAAGCTGGTAGTAGGAATTGTAGTGGACCAAATGCGCTATGATTATCTTACCCGATTTTGGGATCGATTTGGAGAAGATGGATTTAAGAAATTAGTAAATGAAGGTTACAACTTTAAAAATAACCATTTTAATTATGTGCCTACTTATACCGGCCCTGGTCACGCCTCGGTTTATACAGGCACCAGCCCAATGAATCATGGAATTATAGGAAACGGCTGGTATGATAAATTTATCCACGAATCGGTTTATTGCGCAGGAGATGATTCGGTAGAGCCGGTAGGAACTGAAGATGATGCCGGGAAAATGTCTCCGCACAGGATGAAAACTACTACAGTGAGTGATGAAAACAGATTACATACCCAAATGCGCGGAAAAACCATTGGTGTTTCTATTAAAGATCGTGGCTCTATTCTGCCCGCCGGGCATACTGCCAATGCAGCTTACTGGTTTCATGGTGACGACGAAGGCAAGTGGATAACCAGTTCATATTATATGGAAGAATTGCCGCAATGGGTTAAAGACTTTAACGATTCAGACAAGGTAGAAGCTTATTTAAAACCATGGAATACTCTTTATGATATTGAAACCTATAAAGAAAGCGGAAGCGACAAGAATAATTTTGAAGGTGGTTTTAGAGGAAAAGAAGATGCCACCTTTCCCTATGATTTAGCTGAATTAAGCAAAGAAAACGGTGGATTCGATATCATTGAAAATTCAGCTTATGGGAATGATATTACTCTCGAATTTGCTTTGGCGGCAATTGAGGCTGAAGAATTGGGACAGGATGTTGATACCGATTTCCTTACCCTAAGTTTTTCAAGTACCGATAAGATAGGTCACAATTTTGGAGTGAACTCTAAAGAAATTCAGGATACTTATCTGCGGCTTGATAAAAATATAGCGCAACTATTAGAAGAATTAAATGAGCAAGTTGGAGAAGGTAATTATACAATTTTTCTATCGGCAGATCACGGTGGGGGAGATGTTCCGGCTTATCTTGATTCTGTAAATATTCCAGCAGGCTATTTTGAGTCTGATGAGTTTAGAGAAGAGCTTGAGCAATTTGTCTCTGAAGAATTTGATGAAGATGAGCTTATAGAAAGCGTCTATAACAATCAGATTTTCTTTAATTACGAAGTGATGGAAGAAGCAGAAATTAGCTCCTCAGAGTTACAATCTAAAATGGCGCATTATATTCTTCAATTAGATCAAATAGATAAAGTATATACCAGAGATCAGCTTAGCAGCGGTAGCTTTGTGTCTGGAGCAGCTGTAGCTATTCAAAACGGATTTAATCAAAAAAGAAGTGGAGATGTGGTTTATGTTTTAGATCCTGCAACTATCGTATATTCAAGAACGGGTTCTACCCACGGTAGTGGTTTGATGTATGATACTCACGCTCCTTTAATTTTCTACGGAAACGGAGTGAAAAAGGGCAGCACAACCCAAAGAACAGAAATTGTTGATATCGCACCAACGTTATCGGCACTTTTAGGTATCTCATTCCCTAGCGGAACTACTGGAAAACCATTGTATATGATGCTAGATGCTGAAGAAACTGAGGTTTCAGAATAA
- a CDS encoding class I SAM-dependent methyltransferase, whose protein sequence is MYENSFPNKRYKETLEFLEANVPAPQKILDLGVKNPFSEIMEKHNYRVQNTEGEDLDLNTKAVETNAYNVVTAFEIFEHLVSPYNVLSNIKADKLVATVPLKLWFSSAYRSKTDMRDRHYHEFEDWQFDWLLEKAGWKIISRKKWTNPVNKLGLRPILRYFTPRYYAVYAERI, encoded by the coding sequence ATGTACGAAAATAGCTTCCCCAATAAACGATACAAGGAAACTTTAGAGTTTTTAGAAGCTAATGTACCCGCCCCTCAAAAAATCCTTGATTTAGGCGTAAAAAACCCTTTTTCAGAAATTATGGAAAAACATAATTACAGGGTACAAAATACAGAAGGGGAAGATCTGGACCTAAACACTAAAGCCGTAGAAACTAACGCTTATAATGTGGTAACGGCATTCGAAATTTTTGAGCACCTGGTTTCTCCTTATAACGTTTTATCAAATATTAAAGCCGATAAATTAGTAGCTACTGTTCCTCTTAAATTGTGGTTTTCCAGCGCATATAGAAGCAAAACAGATATGCGAGACAGGCATTACCACGAGTTTGAGGACTGGCAATTCGATTGGCTTTTAGAAAAAGCAGGATGGAAAATTATTAGTCGAAAAAAATGGACCAACCCTGTTAACAAATTGGGACTTAGACCTATTTTAAGATATTTCACGCCTAGATATTACGCGGTTTATGCAGAGCGGATTTAA
- a CDS encoding ABC transporter ATP-binding protein, with translation MIEVENLHKAFDGEEVLKGIDFKFEKSKTNLIIGQSGSGKSVLLKCMLGLFTPEKGIIKYDGKPYSEFTEDERKDLSKQIGMVFQGGALFDSMTVEENVMFPLKMFTKKQHKENKERVKEVLNRVNLDGNEKKMPSEISGGMQKRVSIARAIVNRPKYLFCDEPNSGLDPKTATVIDNLIQEITHEYDITTIIITHDMNSVLEIGENIAFLKDGVLAWKGDKSQIFKTDDETVTDFVYSSNLFQKVREAQQQGL, from the coding sequence ATGATAGAAGTAGAAAATTTACATAAAGCGTTTGATGGCGAGGAAGTCTTAAAAGGGATAGATTTTAAGTTTGAAAAAAGTAAAACCAATCTTATTATAGGGCAATCTGGTTCTGGGAAAAGTGTACTCCTAAAATGTATGTTAGGTTTATTTACTCCTGAAAAAGGAATTATAAAATATGACGGAAAACCTTATAGTGAATTTACTGAAGATGAACGCAAAGATCTTAGTAAACAAATAGGAATGGTTTTTCAGGGCGGCGCTCTATTTGATTCTATGACCGTGGAAGAGAATGTAATGTTTCCTTTAAAAATGTTCACTAAAAAACAACACAAGGAAAATAAAGAACGAGTTAAGGAGGTTTTAAACCGAGTAAATCTTGATGGTAACGAGAAAAAAATGCCTTCTGAAATAAGCGGTGGAATGCAGAAGCGTGTCTCTATTGCCCGAGCTATTGTTAACCGACCCAAATACTTGTTTTGCGATGAACCTAACTCAGGATTGGATCCTAAAACCGCTACAGTGATAGACAATCTTATTCAGGAGATTACGCACGAATACGATATCACTACAATTATCATTACTCACGATATGAATTCGGTTTTAGAAATTGGAGAAAACATCGCCTTTTTAAAAGACGGAGTTTTAGCCTGGAAAGGAGATAAATCACAGATCTTTAAAACCGACGACGAAACCGTAACCGATTTTGTTTACTCTTCAAACCTATTTCAGAAAGTAAGAGAAGCGCAACAACAAGGACTTTAA
- a CDS encoding M28 family metallopeptidase: MRKITLSFTILAASLLTISCGNSQAVQSSQEVKTSLNVNVQQNEVEALLNYLSSNELAGRQTGTEGIELAAQRIEKVFEANGIQKYFDTYRHNFEINGVEGFNIVGMLEGNDPKLKDEFIVLGAHYDHIGIQEPIEGDSIANGANDNAAGTVAVVELAKKFAKIDNNKRSIMFVLFSAEEMGLVGAKRIAQELKEDKLDLYALFNFEMIGVPMNNKDYIGYLTGYENSNFAEKFNEYSGEKVLGFLPQAKEYNLFKRSDNYPFFEEFNVPAQTISTFDFTNYDYYHHVADEAEKLDLAHMTNVIESVIPGILKMANTPEKEIKLNKQVSE, from the coding sequence ATGAGAAAAATTACTTTAAGTTTTACGATACTTGCAGCTTCCCTGCTTACTATTTCCTGCGGAAATTCACAAGCGGTTCAATCTTCCCAGGAAGTAAAAACCAGTTTAAATGTCAATGTTCAGCAAAATGAAGTTGAAGCGTTACTGAATTATTTGTCTTCAAACGAATTAGCAGGAAGGCAAACCGGTACAGAAGGAATTGAGCTTGCCGCGCAAAGAATCGAAAAGGTTTTTGAGGCGAATGGCATCCAAAAATATTTTGATACCTATCGCCATAATTTTGAAATAAACGGCGTTGAAGGATTTAATATTGTTGGAATGTTGGAAGGCAATGATCCTAAGCTGAAGGATGAGTTTATCGTTTTGGGAGCGCATTACGATCATATTGGAATCCAGGAACCCATAGAAGGAGATTCTATTGCCAATGGAGCTAACGATAATGCTGCTGGAACGGTTGCAGTTGTAGAGCTGGCTAAGAAATTTGCCAAAATAGATAATAATAAACGAAGCATTATGTTCGTGTTATTTTCTGCGGAAGAAATGGGGCTGGTAGGTGCAAAGAGAATCGCACAGGAACTTAAAGAAGATAAATTGGATTTATACGCTTTATTCAATTTTGAAATGATTGGCGTACCAATGAATAATAAAGATTATATAGGTTATCTCACCGGTTACGAAAACTCTAATTTCGCTGAAAAATTCAATGAATATTCTGGAGAAAAAGTGCTTGGGTTTTTACCGCAGGCTAAAGAATATAATCTATTTAAAAGAAGCGATAACTACCCGTTTTTCGAAGAATTTAATGTGCCTGCACAAACAATTTCAACGTTCGATTTTACTAATTACGATTACTATCACCACGTTGCAGATGAAGCCGAAAAGCTTGATTTAGCGCATATGACCAACGTAATAGAAAGTGTGATTCCGGGAATATTGAAAATGGCCAATACACCTGAAAAGGAAATAAAATTAAACAAACAGGTTTCGGAGTAA
- a CDS encoding SprT-like domain-containing protein, which produces MREILERYIPERAVSPVFEMIKDNNVHLKIVNERKTRHGDYRRMPNGAQQITVNANLNKYRFLITLVHEIAHLLAFEKFGRQIKPHGQEWKFTFRELMLPFIRPEIFPSGLLPLIAQHFRNPKASSDTDAKLSVALKTFDPENDKNYIFEIPLGGIFRIYNGKTFKKGERRIKRYECLEVDTGKIYLFQPNAEVELLKN; this is translated from the coding sequence ATGAGAGAAATCCTTGAAAGATATATTCCAGAACGAGCCGTTTCTCCAGTGTTTGAAATGATAAAGGACAATAATGTTCATTTAAAAATTGTAAATGAACGTAAGACAAGGCACGGCGATTATCGCAGAATGCCAAATGGGGCGCAACAAATTACGGTTAATGCCAATTTAAATAAATATCGTTTTTTAATTACTTTAGTTCATGAGATCGCCCATTTGTTAGCTTTTGAGAAATTTGGAAGGCAAATAAAGCCCCACGGGCAGGAGTGGAAATTTACTTTCAGGGAATTAATGTTGCCTTTTATTAGGCCCGAAATTTTTCCTTCAGGATTACTTCCTTTAATTGCGCAGCATTTTAGAAATCCTAAAGCCAGTAGCGATACCGATGCAAAATTATCTGTAGCGCTCAAAACTTTTGATCCTGAGAACGATAAAAATTATATTTTTGAAATCCCGCTTGGAGGAATTTTTAGAATCTATAATGGGAAAACGTTTAAAAAAGGGGAAAGAAGAATAAAACGCTACGAATGTCTGGAAGTAGACACGGGTAAAATTTATTTGTTTCAACCCAATGCAGAAGTAGAGTTGCTCAAAAATTAA
- a CDS encoding MlaE family ABC transporter permease, giving the protein MNYLHSIGEYFLMLKGTFHRMTKTSVLRSLILKEIDDLIIGSMGIVSFLSFFIGAVVALQTALNLNNPLIPKSLVAYAARQSIILEFAPTFISIIMAGKVGSYITSSIGSMNVTEQIDALEVMGINSLNYLIFPKIVAMLFYPFVIAISMFLGILGAYTAAVMGGFVPPDLFVQGLQEDFIPFHLVYAFIKTFLFAFILATVPAYHGYYMKGGALEVGEASTTSFVWTSVVIIITNYAVTQLLLS; this is encoded by the coding sequence ATGAACTATCTACACTCCATTGGGGAATATTTTTTAATGTTGAAAGGAACTTTTCACCGAATGACAAAAACATCGGTTCTTAGAAGTTTGATCCTTAAAGAAATAGACGACCTAATTATTGGCTCGATGGGAATCGTGTCTTTTTTATCCTTTTTTATTGGAGCTGTAGTGGCTTTGCAAACCGCGTTAAATTTAAATAATCCATTAATACCAAAATCCCTGGTAGCATATGCGGCAAGGCAATCTATAATTCTTGAATTTGCTCCTACTTTTATCTCCATTATTATGGCGGGTAAAGTGGGCTCTTATATCACCTCCAGCATTGGCTCTATGAACGTTACCGAACAGATTGATGCTCTGGAAGTGATGGGTATTAATTCTTTAAACTATCTTATTTTCCCTAAGATCGTAGCAATGCTTTTTTATCCGTTTGTAATTGCTATTTCCATGTTCCTGGGAATCCTTGGCGCTTATACTGCAGCGGTTATGGGAGGTTTTGTCCCCCCAGATCTTTTTGTGCAGGGACTTCAGGAAGATTTTATACCATTTCACCTTGTTTACGCCTTTATTAAAACATTTTTATTCGCCTTTATTTTGGCCACCGTTCCTGCTTACCACGGCTATTATATGAAAGGTGGCGCGCTAGAAGTTGGTGAAGCCAGTACCACCTCTTTTGTTTGGACTAGTGTGGTTATTATTATTACAAATTACGCAGTAACCCAATTATTACTAAGCTAA